The proteins below are encoded in one region of Aphanothece sacrum FPU1:
- a CDS encoding helicase: MSKLGEKLGFLFEVGFNIGLLTYIKQNNIKNSFGDLYSQDLQQLKFSKIIKKIADSEGVMNESDRKIIKKWVLFFLQKSFLSGLNLCQEYLEAIPVKKRNYKDLEILYYQCYFHGDNSLGTYNNKGEIEGYKAVISQLKDVEHIDQYKKTGEFLKADTLMLIQYENKWHILCIDYSIFSIQEIYQLEDLHSVEVFKRILLKEISYLRKKSIFSNLGLDSKNPGIQLSKSLANHYTAFATKDKESIKMIQAGSYAYSFWKFLSSHNLLRDDISVTFNIMGYSDRGISSMTLTDTKENIEIIETCHHIYKKKPPVQEISTARSKILEVIKVKGANSFNEGKSFLNQLLNISSDGITSFVHQEKIENFSSPLSPI; encoded by the coding sequence ATGTCAAAGTTAGGAGAAAAGTTAGGTTTTTTGTTTGAGGTTGGATTTAATATCGGATTACTCACTTATATCAAACAAAACAACATTAAAAATAGCTTTGGTGACTTATACTCTCAAGATTTGCAACAGCTAAAGTTCTCTAAAATCATCAAAAAAATAGCTGATAGTGAAGGAGTTATGAATGAGTCAGATCGAAAGATTATTAAAAAGTGGGTACTTTTTTTCTTACAAAAATCTTTTTTGTCAGGACTTAATTTGTGCCAAGAGTACCTGGAGGCCATTCCTGTTAAAAAACGTAATTATAAAGATTTAGAAATTCTCTATTATCAGTGTTATTTTCATGGTGATAATAGTTTAGGAACTTATAATAATAAAGGAGAAATAGAGGGATATAAAGCAGTTATTTCTCAGTTAAAAGATGTTGAACATATTGATCAATACAAAAAGACAGGAGAATTTTTAAAAGCAGATACTCTCATGCTAATTCAATATGAGAATAAATGGCATATTTTATGTATAGATTACTCAATTTTTTCTATTCAAGAAATTTATCAGTTAGAAGATCTTCATAGTGTAGAAGTTTTTAAAAGAATCTTACTGAAAGAAATTAGTTATTTAAGAAAGAAAAGTATTTTTTCTAATTTAGGATTAGATAGTAAAAATCCAGGTATTCAATTATCTAAAAGTTTAGCCAATCATTACACTGCATTTGCGACCAAAGACAAAGAAAGTATCAAGATGATACAAGCAGGAAGTTATGCTTATAGTTTCTGGAAATTTCTTAGTTCCCATAATCTTCTGAGAGATGATATTTCTGTAACATTTAATATTATGGGATATAGCGATCGCGGTATTAGTTCCATGACGCTGACAGATACAAAAGAAAATATAGAAATCATTGAAACCTGTCATCATATTTATAAAAAAAAACCTCCAGTTCAAGAAATTTCGACTGCGCGAAGCAAGATTTTAGAGGTAATTAAAGTGAAAGGAGCAAACAGCTTTAACGAGGGAAAAAGTTTTTTAAATCAACTTTTAAATATTTCTAGTGATGGAATTACTTCTTTTGTTCATCAAGAGAAAATAGAAAATTTTTCTAGTCCCCTTTCTCCTATTT